Proteins from a single region of Streptomyces griseiscabiei:
- a CDS encoding LmeA family phospholipid-binding protein has product MYRSRRDADLGYDYAYEPGDGPTYDPQDPPPPRDRRATWGSDSTPRPHRRRRRPLAIAAASLAALVLAPVAVDGAVAARIESRTAEAFQKGMGTPARPEVEVHGFPVIAQAATGTLDRVDITAHDIPADDSDRPLPVTELSLELDGLTKSDDDSQAHARTAEATAFLSYADLSDALGLEISRGYGTDRVRARVLTTLGFEVTATTTVSAASGNRVAFEDFRVAGRVALPEAGEKLLDRIFAEPVPLRNIPEGLHLRSVTPTDKGLTARFSGRSVTFHPDADTQSTQSTQDTPPHGTA; this is encoded by the coding sequence GTGTACCGATCCCGCCGCGACGCCGACTTGGGCTACGACTATGCGTACGAACCCGGCGACGGCCCGACGTACGACCCGCAGGACCCGCCACCTCCCCGCGACCGGCGGGCGACCTGGGGCAGCGACTCCACTCCCCGCCCCCACCGTCGGCGCCGGCGCCCGCTCGCGATCGCCGCCGCCTCGCTGGCCGCCCTGGTCCTCGCCCCCGTCGCGGTCGACGGGGCCGTGGCCGCGCGGATCGAGTCACGTACGGCGGAGGCCTTCCAGAAGGGCATGGGCACGCCCGCCCGGCCGGAGGTCGAGGTCCATGGCTTCCCCGTGATCGCGCAGGCCGCCACCGGCACGCTGGACCGGGTGGACATCACCGCGCACGACATCCCCGCCGACGACTCGGACCGCCCGCTCCCCGTGACCGAACTCTCCCTGGAACTGGACGGATTGACGAAGTCGGACGACGACAGCCAGGCCCACGCCCGGACGGCGGAGGCGACCGCCTTCCTGTCGTACGCCGATCTGTCGGACGCCCTCGGCCTGGAGATCTCCCGGGGCTACGGCACCGACCGGGTCCGCGCCCGCGTCCTGACAACCCTCGGCTTCGAGGTCACCGCGACGACGACGGTCTCGGCGGCCTCCGGCAACCGGGTCGCCTTCGAGGACTTCAGGGTCGCGGGCCGGGTGGCCCTCCCCGAGGCCGGCGAGAAACTGCTCGACCGGATCTTCGCCGAGCCAGTCCCCCTGCGGAACATCCCCGAAGGCCTCCACCTGCGCTCGGTCACCCCGACGGACAAGGGCCTCACCGCCCGCTTCTCCGGCAGGTCGGTCACGTTCCACCCCGACGCCGACACCCAGAGCACCCAGAGCACCCAGGACACCCCGCCGCACGGGACGGCGTGA
- a CDS encoding TetR/AcrR family transcriptional regulator: MSTSAPPSNRFERRRAETRRALVRAARRILAETGDTGASIQTIAERADVGFGSFYNHFSSKAELFDAAVADALEEFGRTFDEWLTGIDDPAELIAAGFRFSVRMVDSHPELMQVLRHRGLQHIHSDQGLAPRALRDLQVGIASGRFLPSDPVVTLAAMGGSLVALVELRFNRPDLDPDEAAADLAELVLRMLGVPPDEARAVARRPLPGGATG, translated from the coding sequence ATGTCGACGTCAGCCCCGCCCAGCAACCGCTTCGAACGACGGCGCGCCGAGACCCGCCGGGCGCTGGTGCGCGCGGCACGGCGGATCCTCGCGGAGACCGGTGACACCGGCGCCAGCATCCAGACGATCGCCGAGCGCGCGGATGTCGGTTTCGGCTCCTTCTACAACCACTTCTCGTCGAAGGCGGAGCTGTTCGACGCGGCGGTGGCGGACGCGCTGGAGGAGTTCGGCCGGACCTTCGACGAGTGGCTGACCGGTATCGACGATCCGGCGGAACTGATCGCGGCCGGCTTCCGGTTCAGCGTCCGGATGGTCGACTCGCACCCGGAGCTGATGCAGGTCCTGCGCCACCGGGGTCTCCAGCACATCCACTCCGACCAGGGACTGGCGCCCCGTGCGCTGCGCGACCTCCAGGTCGGCATCGCCTCCGGCCGCTTCCTGCCGTCCGACCCGGTCGTCACGCTCGCCGCGATGGGCGGCTCCCTGGTCGCCCTGGTCGAGCTGCGCTTCAACCGCCCTGACCTCGACCCCGACGAGGCCGCCGCCGACCTGGCCGAGCTGGTCCTGCGCATGCTGGGCGTCCCCCCGGACGAGGCCCGTGCCGTCGCCCGGCGCCCGTTGCCCGGGGGCGCGACCGGCTGA
- a CDS encoding MFS transporter codes for MPFLANTPVEKMTGPYARRWWALLVLCLSLLIVVMANTSLIVAAPDMTTDLGLSSSDLQWVVDGYTVPYAALMLVLGSIGDKYSRRGALVTGLVIFAGGSVMGSLVDETSLVIAARAIMGVGAAVVMPATLSLLVATFPRSERVKAITAWTATSGLAIAVGPLVAGRLLEDHAWGSTFLINVPIALVAVVGALVLVPPSKAEGMGRIDYVGGLLSIVSVGSLVYAAIEGPHFGWGAGPVAAAVVAGAGLLAFVAWELRHPHPMLDVRKFAQRPFSGSMLAVLFFFFGTFGAIYYSTQFLQFVLGYDALDTGVRLLPLAGAVFLGAVVTGRLTPRLGVKAMVVTGMVIGTAGVFLLTAVDTGSTYADFLAPMMMLGFAIGLSVSPATDTIMDSFPESELGVGGGANDTALELGGALGIAVLGSLLGTAYRDELTGLVGDRLPAAAMDTAKDSVGGGLAVAERVAQDPSAGPQQAQAVVDAVHQAFAHGVAQTSLIGGIIMAAGTMIVLAVLPGRWGFGKKGAVGEGTERVEAGV; via the coding sequence ATGCCCTTCCTCGCGAACACCCCCGTGGAGAAGATGACCGGGCCGTACGCACGGCGCTGGTGGGCGCTGCTCGTGCTGTGCCTGAGCCTGCTGATCGTGGTGATGGCGAACACGTCGCTGATCGTCGCCGCCCCCGACATGACCACCGATCTGGGGCTGAGCAGCAGTGATCTGCAGTGGGTCGTCGACGGCTACACCGTCCCGTACGCGGCGCTGATGCTGGTGCTGGGTTCGATCGGCGACAAGTACAGCCGGCGCGGCGCGCTGGTCACCGGGTTGGTGATCTTCGCGGGCGGTTCGGTGATGGGCAGCCTGGTCGACGAGACCTCACTGGTCATCGCGGCCCGCGCGATCATGGGGGTCGGCGCGGCGGTCGTGATGCCCGCCACGCTGTCGCTGCTGGTCGCGACCTTCCCCCGGAGCGAGCGGGTCAAGGCGATCACCGCCTGGACCGCGACCTCGGGGCTGGCGATCGCCGTGGGCCCGCTGGTGGCCGGCCGGCTCCTGGAGGACCACGCCTGGGGATCGACGTTCCTGATCAATGTGCCCATCGCGCTCGTCGCCGTCGTCGGCGCGCTCGTCCTGGTGCCGCCGTCGAAGGCGGAGGGGATGGGCCGGATCGACTACGTCGGCGGTCTGCTGTCGATCGTCTCCGTCGGATCGCTGGTGTACGCGGCCATCGAGGGCCCGCACTTCGGCTGGGGCGCCGGTCCCGTCGCCGCGGCCGTCGTCGCCGGTGCCGGTCTGCTCGCCTTCGTCGCCTGGGAGCTGCGGCACCCGCACCCGATGCTGGACGTCCGCAAGTTCGCGCAGCGGCCCTTCAGCGGCTCGATGCTGGCGGTGCTGTTCTTCTTCTTCGGTACGTTCGGCGCGATCTACTACTCCACCCAGTTCCTGCAGTTCGTCCTCGGCTACGACGCCCTGGACACCGGGGTACGGCTGCTGCCGCTGGCCGGTGCGGTGTTCCTCGGGGCCGTGGTCACCGGGAGGCTGACGCCGAGGCTGGGCGTGAAGGCGATGGTCGTGACCGGCATGGTCATCGGCACGGCGGGCGTGTTCCTGCTCACCGCGGTCGACACGGGCTCGACGTACGCCGACTTCCTGGCGCCCATGATGATGCTGGGCTTCGCGATCGGGCTGAGCGTCTCCCCGGCCACCGACACGATCATGGACTCCTTCCCCGAGTCCGAGCTGGGCGTCGGCGGCGGTGCCAACGACACCGCGCTGGAGCTCGGCGGCGCGCTGGGTATCGCGGTGCTGGGCTCGCTGCTGGGCACGGCCTACCGGGACGAGCTGACCGGCCTGGTCGGCGACCGGCTTCCGGCGGCGGCGATGGACACGGCCAAGGACTCCGTCGGTGGGGGCCTGGCCGTCGCCGAGCGTGTCGCCCAGGACCCGTCCGCCGGTCCCCAGCAGGCGCAGGCGGTCGTGGACGCCGTCCACCAGGCCTTCGCGCACGGTGTCGCCCAGACCAGCCTGATCGGCGGGATCATCATGGCCGCCGGGACGATGATCGTCCTCGCGGTGCTGCCGGGGCGGTGGGGCTTCGGGAAGAAGGGGGCTGTGGGGGAGGGGACGGAGCGCGTCGAAGCCGGGGTGTGA
- a CDS encoding VOC family protein, translated as MSQTAHQDLHSERGALRGEHPGRSRNPVIKVADLAWLEFEKPDLDRAEVFAHDFGFGTAVRGAQELWLRGTFGGPPCVVVRRGRTSRFVGPAFRAAERGDLDRLARATGTAVRDTDVPGGGRAVDLLDPSGLPVRVVHCAESLPELPGQRALTLNSGTEHRRVDATQRPPREPSRIQRLGHVVLETRVFARALDWYLDTLGLIVSDFLFLDGQRGRGPTMAFMRCDQGSLAVDHHTLAMHLGPGSGYVHSAYQVTDLDSIAAGGEYLAERGHRRSWGIGRHIQGSQLFDYWRDPDHLMLEHFADGDLFSRDLEPGWAPMSTSGLAQWGPPATRDFLGATPSPARLREVLHALRGDNELDPARLLGLLKAVNS; from the coding sequence ATGTCCCAGACAGCCCACCAGGACCTCCACAGTGAGCGGGGCGCCCTGCGCGGCGAGCATCCCGGCCGGTCCAGAAACCCCGTGATCAAGGTGGCGGACCTGGCCTGGCTGGAGTTCGAGAAGCCCGACCTGGACCGCGCGGAGGTCTTCGCCCATGACTTCGGATTCGGCACCGCCGTCCGCGGCGCGCAGGAGCTGTGGCTGCGCGGCACCTTCGGGGGCCCGCCCTGCGTGGTCGTCCGGCGCGGCCGTACGTCCCGTTTCGTCGGCCCGGCGTTCCGGGCGGCCGAGCGGGGGGACCTGGACCGGCTGGCCCGCGCCACCGGCACCGCCGTACGGGACACGGACGTACCCGGAGGCGGGCGCGCCGTCGACCTGCTGGACCCGTCGGGCCTGCCGGTACGGGTGGTGCACTGCGCCGAGAGCCTGCCCGAGCTGCCCGGACAGCGGGCGCTCACCCTGAACTCCGGCACCGAACACCGCCGGGTCGACGCCACCCAGCGGCCACCGCGTGAGCCGTCGCGGATCCAGCGGCTGGGCCATGTGGTCCTGGAGACACGGGTGTTCGCCCGCGCCCTCGACTGGTACCTGGACACCCTCGGCCTGATCGTCTCCGACTTCCTGTTCCTGGACGGGCAGCGCGGCCGCGGTCCGACGATGGCGTTCATGCGCTGCGACCAGGGCTCACTGGCCGTCGACCACCACACCCTGGCGATGCACCTGGGACCGGGCAGCGGCTATGTCCACTCGGCCTACCAGGTCACCGACCTGGACTCGATCGCGGCCGGCGGCGAGTACCTGGCCGAGCGCGGCCACCGGCGCAGCTGGGGCATCGGGCGGCACATCCAGGGCAGCCAGCTCTTCGACTACTGGCGCGACCCCGACCACCTCATGCTGGAGCACTTCGCGGACGGCGACCTCTTCTCCCGCGACCTCGAACCCGGCTGGGCGCCCATGTCGACCAGCGGCCTGGCCCAGTGGGGCCCGCCCGCCACCCGCGACTTCCTCGGTGCCACGCCGTCCCCGGCCAGATTGCGCGAGGTGCTGCACGCCCTGCGCGGTGACAACGAACTCGACCCCGCCCGACTGCTGGGCCTGCTGAAAGCCGTGAACTCATGA
- the mhpA gene encoding bifunctional 3-(3-hydroxy-phenyl)propionate/3-hydroxycinnamic acid hydroxylase MhpA, giving the protein MTADQITGPRATGPGPARVPVVIVGAGPVGVTAALLLARRGVRTVVLERHHGVHPLPRAVAMDDEVRRVLQAAGVADAFDAIARPGRGLRLLDGRHRRIGEFPRSAHGRHGHPETSMFDQPELERLLRDALARHPECELRGGVEVEGVTPGDEGPGRRPVQVTYRQNGVRHSLSSDYVLGCDGADGLVRQAIGSVWEDLRFEERWTVVDVRTTLPVRCWEGVDQVCDPYRPATFMRIGEDRYRWEFRLGDEDEPAWERLRELVAPWVDLRRMPSPGADFEVVRQSAYTFRARIADRWRRGGVFLLGDAAHLTPPFVGQGLCAGIRDARNLSWKLARVLRQGADERLLDTYERERKPHARHMIRLAVTTGWAMTGGQDGAAALRRTVVGAACRVPAVTTALGRGLGRPLGDGPLTRRGRLRPALGGTYCPQPWVAAEDGGRVRLDDVLGDSFAVLTAVPPTPSLRAVADGLGARLVDVRALHDDGTLAAWLRAGRADAVLLRPDRIVLDVLPVGGVHFADPGGWAALLCATRRPGVDGHLAPVPGGIAS; this is encoded by the coding sequence ATGACCGCCGACCAGATCACCGGACCGCGAGCGACCGGGCCCGGACCGGCGCGCGTCCCCGTCGTCATCGTCGGGGCCGGGCCCGTGGGCGTGACCGCCGCCCTGCTGCTCGCCCGGCGGGGCGTTCGTACCGTCGTCCTCGAACGCCACCACGGCGTCCACCCCTTGCCGCGAGCCGTCGCCATGGACGACGAGGTGCGCCGCGTCCTCCAGGCAGCCGGTGTCGCCGACGCGTTCGACGCGATCGCCCGCCCAGGGCGCGGGCTGCGGCTGCTCGACGGACGCCACCGCCGGATCGGCGAGTTCCCGCGCTCCGCGCACGGCCGCCACGGTCACCCCGAGACCAGCATGTTCGACCAGCCCGAGTTGGAACGGCTGCTCCGCGATGCCCTGGCCCGGCACCCGGAGTGCGAACTGCGCGGCGGGGTGGAGGTCGAGGGGGTGACGCCGGGGGACGAGGGACCCGGCCGTCGTCCAGTGCAGGTGACCTACCGTCAGAACGGTGTGCGGCACAGCCTGTCGAGCGACTACGTCCTCGGCTGCGACGGCGCCGACGGCCTGGTGCGGCAGGCCATCGGATCCGTCTGGGAGGACCTGCGGTTCGAGGAACGCTGGACCGTCGTCGATGTCCGCACCACCCTTCCGGTCCGCTGCTGGGAGGGCGTCGACCAGGTCTGCGACCCGTACCGGCCGGCCACCTTCATGCGGATCGGCGAGGACCGCTACCGCTGGGAGTTCCGGCTCGGCGACGAGGACGAGCCGGCCTGGGAGCGGCTGCGGGAACTGGTCGCGCCCTGGGTCGATCTCCGCCGAATGCCGTCCCCCGGGGCCGACTTCGAGGTCGTACGGCAGTCCGCGTACACCTTCCGGGCCCGGATCGCCGACCGGTGGCGCCGGGGCGGGGTCTTCCTGCTCGGTGACGCCGCCCACCTCACGCCGCCGTTCGTGGGCCAGGGGCTGTGCGCGGGGATCAGGGACGCCCGCAACCTCAGCTGGAAGCTCGCCAGGGTCCTCCGACAGGGCGCCGACGAACGGCTGTTGGACACCTATGAACGCGAACGCAAGCCGCACGCCCGCCATATGATCCGGCTGGCGGTCACCACCGGCTGGGCCATGACCGGCGGCCAGGACGGGGCGGCGGCGCTGCGCCGGACCGTGGTGGGCGCGGCCTGCCGGGTGCCGGCGGTGACGACCGCGCTCGGCCGGGGTCTCGGCCGCCCCCTGGGCGACGGCCCGTTGACGCGCCGGGGCCGCCTCCGCCCCGCCCTGGGCGGCACGTACTGTCCGCAGCCCTGGGTCGCCGCCGAGGACGGCGGCCGGGTCCGCCTGGACGATGTGCTCGGCGACTCCTTCGCCGTCCTGACCGCCGTACCGCCCACGCCCTCGCTGCGGGCCGTCGCCGACGGCCTCGGCGCCCGCCTCGTCGACGTACGGGCGCTGCACGACGACGGCACCCTCGCCGCCTGGCTGCGCGCCGGCCGGGCCGACGCGGTGCTGTTGCGCCCCGACCGGATCGTCCTGGATGTCCTCCCGGTGGGTGGCGTCCACTTCGCCGACCCCGGTGGCTGGGCCGCGCTGCTGTGCGCCACCCGCCGCCCCGGCGTGGACGGACACCTCGCCCCGGTGCCGGGGGGTATCGCCTCATGA
- a CDS encoding TetR/AcrR family transcriptional regulator, with protein MTTRPARTPPPPHPPPYAPPPPPAPPPAPPPLRRDARATRARILEAARRELTRDPDSRLEDIAGAAGVARRTVYVHFAGRAALVEGLAAEAAEAIRLAVTGAADATSDAATSDAATDLARLVLTVWPVGDRFRTLIRLARQDLGPDRVNALLAPARDLVTGVLARGQRQGAFQTTVPPDPLGRAIEAHLLALLDCVNRGLWADDGTGAATAALIAAGVAPDTAATKVDGLRGPASTRAATTDTPFR; from the coding sequence GTGACCACCCGACCGGCACGGACACCGCCCCCGCCGCACCCGCCGCCGTACGCCCCACCACCCCCACCCGCGCCCCCACCCGCACCCCCACCCCTGCGCCGGGACGCCCGCGCCACCCGCGCCCGGATCCTGGAGGCGGCCCGGCGGGAGCTGACCCGCGACCCCGACAGCCGTCTGGAGGACATCGCCGGGGCCGCCGGTGTGGCCAGGCGCACGGTCTACGTCCACTTCGCCGGCCGGGCCGCGCTCGTCGAGGGCCTGGCCGCCGAGGCGGCGGAGGCGATCCGCCTCGCGGTCACGGGCGCCGCCGACGCGACCTCCGACGCCGCGACCTCCGACGCCGCGACCGACCTGGCGCGTCTGGTCCTCACCGTGTGGCCGGTCGGCGACCGCTTCCGCACCCTCATCCGGCTGGCCCGCCAGGACCTGGGCCCCGACCGCGTCAACGCCCTGCTGGCCCCGGCCCGCGATCTCGTCACCGGGGTCCTCGCCCGGGGCCAGCGGCAGGGCGCGTTCCAGACCACGGTCCCGCCCGACCCGCTCGGCCGCGCCATCGAGGCCCATCTGCTGGCCCTGCTCGACTGCGTCAACCGCGGCCTCTGGGCCGACGACGGCACCGGCGCCGCCACCGCGGCCCTGATCGCCGCCGGGGTCGCCCCGGACACCGCCGCCACGAAGGTCGACGGCCTGCGGGGCCCCGCCTCCACCCGGGCGGCCACCACTGACACCCCGTTCCGCTGA
- a CDS encoding fumarylacetoacetate hydrolase family protein, which translates to MSTNVLRTEGGWWVALGERAVPVATGAVTTAELLADREAVREAAREAAHSGEAGTHLAELTALSPVTTPCRVVAQMVNYRSHARESGFTGDIPPAFFRKASGSVSGPGEPVVRPAHIEFLDYEIELGLVMGAPLPVGTVVGERDLPSYVAGLVITNDISGRDVQLTKTQFYESKSYPTFTPTGPHLTLLEPEDFDRLLDLRLRLAVNGDLRQDRTLADMIVRPARALTLLARFQALAPGDLLLTGTPGGTALKAPPKVVEKAGALLPPAVRWKAFFRSQARNPRYLREGDVITATIATADGRIDLGAQHTPVVDATDATDATDATGTTGTTDATDAP; encoded by the coding sequence ATGAGCACCAACGTGCTGCGCACCGAGGGAGGCTGGTGGGTCGCCCTCGGCGAGCGGGCCGTCCCCGTCGCCACCGGGGCCGTCACCACCGCCGAACTCCTGGCGGACCGGGAGGCCGTACGGGAGGCGGCACGGGAGGCCGCGCACTCCGGCGAGGCCGGTACGCACCTCGCCGAGCTGACCGCGCTCTCCCCGGTCACCACCCCCTGCCGGGTCGTCGCCCAGATGGTCAACTACCGCAGCCACGCCCGCGAATCGGGCTTCACCGGTGACATCCCGCCCGCCTTCTTCCGCAAGGCGTCCGGCTCGGTGAGCGGCCCCGGCGAGCCGGTCGTCCGCCCGGCGCACATCGAGTTCCTCGACTACGAGATCGAACTCGGCCTGGTCATGGGCGCACCGCTGCCCGTCGGCACGGTCGTCGGGGAGCGGGACCTGCCCTCGTACGTCGCCGGGCTCGTGATCACGAACGACATCAGCGGACGGGACGTCCAGCTGACGAAGACACAGTTCTACGAGAGCAAGTCCTACCCGACCTTCACCCCGACCGGTCCCCATCTGACCCTGCTGGAGCCGGAGGACTTCGACCGACTCCTCGACCTGCGGCTGCGGTTGGCCGTCAACGGCGACCTGCGGCAGGACCGCACCCTCGCCGACATGATCGTCCGCCCGGCGCGGGCCCTGACGCTGCTGGCCCGCTTCCAGGCCCTCGCCCCCGGGGACCTGCTGCTCACCGGCACCCCCGGCGGCACGGCCCTGAAGGCGCCGCCCAAGGTGGTCGAGAAGGCCGGCGCGCTGCTGCCGCCCGCGGTGAGGTGGAAGGCGTTCTTCAGGAGCCAGGCCCGCAACCCCCGTTATCTGCGCGAGGGCGATGTGATCACCGCGACCATCGCCACGGCGGACGGCCGGATCGACCTCGGGGCCCAGCACACCCCCGTCGTCGACGCGACCGACGCGACCGACGCGACCGACGCGACCGGCACGACCGGCACGACCGACGCGACCGACGCGCCCTGA
- a CDS encoding LysR family transcriptional regulator gives MELDPRRLRVLHAVALRGGVVDAAKVLHLTPSAVSQHLAQLEREVGQPLVDRSRRRAGLTPAGRLLAARAERIERELAEARRELAELTGRSTGPVTVAAFSSAVCHLLVPAVAALAHDHPGLEPRVVEAEGPEALRELRTGGLDLLVVEYDGADPEPHEQGRGLASAPVADDEYRVVTPADWSPTPRSVRDLADRPWVAAPPDTACGRALARISAQYGFTPHRAHTAVEFPTTLALVRAGLGAAVVPTLALTDAPPETVALPTVRVAGHRRIAAVWPASPSGPQPRTAALVQALQQSALHLGLTPAP, from the coding sequence ATGGAACTGGACCCCCGCAGACTGCGCGTCCTGCACGCCGTGGCCCTGCGCGGGGGTGTGGTGGACGCGGCGAAGGTGCTGCATCTGACGCCGTCGGCCGTGTCGCAGCACCTAGCCCAACTGGAGCGGGAGGTGGGCCAGCCGCTGGTGGACCGTTCGCGGCGCCGGGCGGGGCTGACCCCGGCGGGCCGGCTGCTGGCGGCGCGGGCCGAGCGGATCGAACGGGAGCTGGCCGAGGCGCGCCGGGAACTCGCCGAGCTGACCGGCCGTTCGACGGGACCGGTGACGGTCGCCGCGTTCTCCTCCGCGGTCTGCCATCTGCTCGTCCCGGCCGTCGCCGCCCTCGCCCACGACCACCCCGGTCTGGAGCCGAGGGTGGTGGAGGCGGAGGGCCCGGAGGCCCTGCGCGAGCTGCGCACCGGCGGCCTGGACCTGCTGGTCGTCGAGTACGACGGCGCCGACCCCGAGCCGCACGAGCAGGGGCGGGGCCTGGCGTCCGCGCCGGTCGCCGACGACGAGTACCGCGTGGTCACCCCCGCCGACTGGTCGCCGACGCCCCGCTCGGTCCGCGATCTGGCCGACCGTCCCTGGGTCGCCGCCCCGCCCGACACGGCGTGCGGACGCGCCCTGGCCCGGATCTCCGCCCAGTACGGCTTCACCCCGCACCGCGCCCACACCGCCGTGGAGTTCCCGACCACGCTGGCCCTGGTCCGGGCGGGCCTCGGCGCGGCCGTCGTCCCCACCCTCGCCCTCACCGACGCCCCGCCCGAGACCGTGGCCCTCCCCACGGTCCGGGTGGCGGGCCACCGCCGTATCGCGGCGGTCTGGCCCGCCTCCCCGTCGGGCCCCCAGCCCCGCACCGCGGCCCTGGTCCAGGCCCTCCAGCAGTCCGCCCTGCACCTGGGCCTCACCCCCGCCCCCTGA